Proteins encoded by one window of Acidipropionibacterium virtanenii:
- a CDS encoding ABC1 kinase family protein codes for MSDDHAQIERAGGTVQQADPPARSSRRRRHALRTRYNRILRFAASQIIRLWWFDILLPRIGLGRFSQRGQEARMRASARTFHDLVADLGGLMIKLGQFMSTRMDVLPAEVTVELAGLQDEAPAVPFDDVRRLAEESLRAPLGDVYESFEATPMAAASLGQVHRARLAPDNARIAGFRDVVVKVQRPGIGEVVDTDLSALRKVARWLMRFRFIADRVDASALVEEFGRISRLEIDYLNEGANAERFAEESGGDSRIGYPRVAWEQTTRRVLTLSDVSAVKIKDLEGIRAAGIDPGQVARELASVLFDQLFGTGFFHADPHPGNLFVTPLDPDGARAAGQGWVLTFVDFGMMGQVPPALKGGLREAMIAIGSRDGQRLVKAMKDMDVLLPTADIGQLERLVIELFEQFGGMGFNELRHVDPSRFIRLGRRFRELMEAMPFQLPQDFLLIIRTVSLLSGLCQSLDPDYNIWDAVQPYAARLIEEEGGGPTEQAAREVVGTLRVLAELPRRADHIISLVERGQLSVETPEIDRLLKRIERAIGRVISAIVFVGLLLGGILLHPVNAPLGIVLMAVSAIPLLHALFFGNGR; via the coding sequence GTGAGCGACGACCACGCGCAGATTGAACGCGCCGGTGGGACGGTCCAGCAGGCCGATCCGCCGGCGCGTTCCAGCAGGAGGAGACGGCACGCGCTGAGGACCCGGTACAACCGGATCCTCCGCTTCGCCGCGTCGCAGATCATCCGTCTGTGGTGGTTCGACATCCTGCTGCCGCGGATCGGTCTGGGGAGGTTCTCGCAACGCGGTCAAGAGGCCCGGATGAGGGCCTCGGCGCGCACCTTCCATGACCTGGTCGCCGATCTCGGTGGACTGATGATCAAGCTCGGTCAGTTCATGTCCACCCGGATGGACGTGCTCCCGGCCGAGGTCACCGTCGAGCTGGCCGGGCTCCAGGACGAGGCCCCCGCGGTGCCCTTCGACGACGTCCGCCGGCTCGCTGAGGAGAGCCTGCGCGCACCGCTGGGCGACGTCTACGAGAGTTTCGAGGCCACACCCATGGCCGCCGCCTCCCTGGGACAGGTGCACCGGGCCAGGCTGGCTCCGGACAATGCCCGGATCGCCGGCTTCCGCGACGTCGTCGTCAAGGTGCAGCGGCCGGGGATCGGGGAGGTCGTCGACACCGATCTGTCGGCCCTTCGGAAGGTCGCCCGCTGGTTGATGCGGTTCCGGTTCATCGCCGACCGGGTCGACGCGTCGGCTCTGGTCGAGGAGTTCGGACGCATCAGCAGGCTTGAGATCGACTACCTCAATGAGGGTGCCAACGCCGAGCGCTTCGCCGAGGAGAGCGGAGGGGATTCGCGGATCGGGTATCCGCGCGTGGCGTGGGAGCAGACCACCCGGCGGGTACTGACCCTCTCCGACGTCAGCGCTGTCAAGATCAAGGATCTGGAGGGCATCCGGGCGGCCGGAATCGATCCCGGCCAGGTGGCCCGTGAGCTCGCGTCGGTGCTCTTCGACCAGCTCTTCGGCACCGGGTTCTTCCACGCGGACCCTCATCCGGGCAATCTCTTCGTCACTCCGCTGGACCCCGACGGTGCGAGGGCGGCCGGTCAGGGCTGGGTGCTCACCTTCGTCGACTTCGGGATGATGGGGCAGGTGCCCCCGGCTCTGAAGGGCGGCCTGCGCGAGGCCATGATCGCTATCGGGTCGCGGGACGGCCAGCGGCTCGTCAAGGCGATGAAGGACATGGATGTGCTGCTGCCCACCGCCGACATCGGGCAGCTGGAGAGGCTCGTCATCGAACTGTTCGAGCAATTCGGCGGGATGGGGTTCAACGAGCTGCGCCATGTGGACCCGTCCCGGTTCATCAGGCTCGGGAGGCGGTTCCGCGAACTCATGGAGGCGATGCCCTTCCAGCTGCCCCAGGACTTCCTGCTCATCATCCGGACCGTCTCGCTGCTCTCGGGTCTGTGCCAGTCGCTGGATCCGGACTACAACATCTGGGATGCGGTACAGCCCTACGCCGCCCGTCTCATCGAGGAGGAGGGCGGGGGGCCGACCGAGCAGGCGGCCCGTGAGGTCGTGGGCACGCTGCGGGTGCTGGCCGAACTGCCGAGGCGCGCCGACCACATCATCTCCCTGGTGGAACGGGGCCAGCTGTCGGTGGAGACCCCCGAGATCGATCGGCTGTTGAAGCGGATCGAGCGGGCCATCGGGCGGGTGATCTCCGCGATCGTCTTCGTCGGGCTGCTCCTCGGGGGGATCCTGCTCCATCCGGTCAATGCGCCGCTGGGAATCGTCCTGATGGCGGTCTCGGCGATCCCGCTGCTCCACGCGCTGTTCTTCGGCAACGGGCGGTAG
- a CDS encoding PadR family transcriptional regulator, with protein MSQHPDDRPGPCHGPHHSRDRNYPPSPWDVVDAFRDLAAGRSERHPHPGPRMGRGDVRAAILELLAEEPMHGYQIIREIESRSHGVWKPSAGSVYPTLQMLADEGLVEVEESEGRKTYRLTDSGRDEAGEDRERPAPWETAAAQTVGRAVELPKAASKLAQAVAQVVRGGSPEQIDAAVRVVDDARRKLYSILAEE; from the coding sequence ATGTCACAGCATCCAGATGACCGGCCCGGCCCCTGCCACGGACCCCACCACAGTCGCGACCGGAACTACCCGCCGTCCCCCTGGGACGTCGTCGACGCGTTCCGCGACCTCGCCGCAGGGCGTTCCGAGCGCCACCCGCACCCGGGCCCGCGGATGGGCCGCGGCGACGTCCGCGCCGCGATCCTCGAGCTTCTCGCCGAGGAACCGATGCACGGATACCAGATCATCCGCGAGATCGAGAGCCGTAGCCACGGCGTCTGGAAGCCCAGCGCCGGATCGGTCTACCCGACCCTCCAGATGCTCGCCGACGAGGGACTGGTCGAGGTGGAGGAGTCCGAGGGCCGCAAGACCTACCGGCTCACGGACTCCGGCCGCGACGAGGCCGGGGAGGACCGGGAACGGCCCGCGCCCTGGGAGACTGCTGCGGCCCAGACCGTCGGCCGGGCGGTGGAACTGCCGAAGGCGGCCTCCAAGCTGGCCCAGGCCGTCGCCCAGGTGGTCCGCGGAGGCAGCCCTGAACAGATCGACGCCGCCGTCAGGGTGGTCGACGACGCCCGCCGTAAGCTCTACTCGATTCTTGCCGAGGAGTGA